Below is a window of Thunnus maccoyii chromosome 16, fThuMac1.1, whole genome shotgun sequence DNA.
TTGGAACAGTGAACACAATTTGTTTCATTGCTTCTCCTGGCAGCTGTCTGTACCAGTACATCTGGCTGTAGCCAGCACCCTTGATGTGGTTGCAGTCTATTGTTGCATTTTCACCCTTGAATTTCCACATTATGGAGGTCTGAGTGACATCACTCCCATCAACTAGACCTGtgtgtaaaacagtaaaagttagcaccagtgaacattttaaaacacatacagtagcccTATAGACTAGTAGACCATTAAATTGATGTTCAACATTTGCTTGTTATACGTAATAATAAAGGTTAAAGGCTATAATGTAGTGGGTTGATCTCACCTTTTATCCAGAGCAGAAGTGTTAACAAGCTTAGGAAACCATGTTTGATAATGTCCATGTTGTAGAAGTCAGAGACTGAAAGAGGTCTAATCTAACTGTCAGTGTAGTTACAGAGATCTAAAAGGTTCCAGGTAGGTGTTTCATAGTTGATGTTCTCTGAtgctgttagctgctgtgtAATCCACGTGATGAATCAAAGTGTAACTGGGAGTGTTTGTGGTGCTCGAGGTCCCCCTACAgtacaggagagagagatgtacagtacaggagATAAATTGAGTTGGTATCAGTTGTTCCAACAGTGCACTGAGGTTTTTGTTCAGCTGTCAAGTGCATCTGTATCACTGTGCTTCACTAGCAGCACAGAAATACACTGCTCTGTCCTCAGATCGACTCAGCTTTGGAATATGAAGAGATGACAGACTTCTACCATCACCACTCACATTATGAGTCTCTTTAAATTTATCTTCAACAGCTGGAGAAGAGTATCGTACATAACCAACAAGAGCCATATCACTTTTCCCAGCAGACTGTTTGTACCACTGGATCATATTAAAATTAGTGTTTGAATGGCTGCAGTTTAtcaggatttcttcaccaagaTCTTTGATCATGGCTGCTGGAGTCTGATCAACACTGTTCTTTGAGAgttctgtgaaaaaaatgtgaaacaaacaactttAGTGGAGAGAAAAACCTGCAGTGAACATATTTAGAACCATATGTCATAAGTTAATGTAATATTACCTGTTAAACAGAACGGCAGAGCTACTAAATGTATGAGGAGCCTGATCATGATCCAAAtgcagatgaaaagaaaaaaataatgtcaagtGCAAACTGAACAGAGCTGTCTGGAtgtaaaggaggaggaggagtcgaCATAATGGACGTCACATCTTTTCATCAGTGGATTTATACAGTCTACTTTTGTGTTGGTTAATACAGGAAGAGGCGGCTTTAATGCTGATATCAGTGATTTCCTGCTACAGGCTGCAGTTAGATGCAGGTGTGCTCTTCTTCAGTGTAAAGTGATGAGAGAGGGTTTTTGTAGAGGCAAGAAGGTATTTGTGTCACTGTGCCTACTAGCTGCACAGTAATACATGCCACCGTCCTCTGACTCTCTGAGTTTTAGTACATGAAGTTGAGATTTCACTGAACCATCTCCAGTCACATTGAAATGTTGTTTGAATTGGTCCTCAATGGTTGGGCTAGTATACTGAATAAATCCAATGAGGTTAAGGTCAGAGTTTCCCGTTGACTGCTGATACCataatattgtattgtatgaACTGATTGAATGGCTGCAGTTGATTATCTCTGAACTGTCAGCACTTCCTAATATTGATGATGGAACTTGAAGGACTTTAGTGCTCAGTGAACAACCTGcatttaagaaagaaaaaatattaagaaaacagaaatggttgtaaaatatttatcttttagAACAGTTCTAATTTCTACCTACAGGAAAGTGAGAGAAGCAGCAGAGTGATGCTGTTGAGGTTTCTGATCATGATgtcctcctctttgtctccacattgactgacagactgaacaGATGTTGAGGGACAAACTCAGAGGGGAGGAGACAGTGATTTGTATTATGTGAGCAAGTTTCTGGTTGCTGTCGTGCTGTGATGAAAATTTTTAATTTATGGAACACCTTcacaatgtattttatatggTGTTAATCAATTGGCAGACAATTAATCAACTCCTACTCTGATGGTGAAATCATATATTAAGctaaaacaccaaacatttgctggttccagctgaTTTGATCAAACAAGCAAATCAAAGATGTTCACTTTGCTCTGTTATTGGTGGTGGGTATATTTTCACTATTCTgacatgtattttaaataaatatataactgaaaAGAATAAggaatcaataaataatgaacataatacTCAAAACCTAGGTGTACAgtaatataatttattgtatattttcttgttatcaaatattttgaaatgtaaacatttgttgAGCACAGCTGCTTGGAGTTTCTTGTGTTCCCTGTTTAAGTATTTTCATGTCCCTTTTATATCCGAGTTATCTGTCTTCTCATTAATTCTTGGTCTTTAAAATACTCTTtattcctttctcctctctaaTCTGATGTTGAAgtgattttcatctttttcagttTATATGTTGTTACAGTGTTTGTAAAGATTGTGAATACAGTAACTCAGTCTTGTGTCTTGTGGTTTCCAGTCTAATAATCGTTCTTCTTTGCTGGAAATTTGGCCTCACTGAAGTCACTTTCATATGTATGTGGGGGATTTGGGgtcatgaaaatgttttgcttcaTCCTTTCTCCTGGCTGCTGTCTGTACCAGTACATGTACCAATATGAACTGCCCTTAGTGTGACTGCAGTTCATTGTTGCAGACTGACTCACGTTCCTCCACAGCAGAGGGATCAGTGTGACATCACTCCCATTAATTAGACCTGTggaggtaaaaaacaaaaaaaatagcgTTACAGAACCACCGGTGAGTCCTCTGTATGCAGTCAGAacataaaatcatcattatgtctTTAAAGCTAAAGTGACAGCTTCTCCTTTCAATCCTCGGCCTCATGATGTACAGTACCTACAatacagagcagagctgcagagagttTGATCAGACCAGCTGGGATCATTATTGTGTTctgagtaaaatgaaaatgagagacACTCAGTCTGTGTGATGGAAGGTGTGACGTTACAACAgagtttatttctgtgttgtaAGTTACAGGTGAGAGTGTGGCTGTATTGTGAGTTGTTCTTTGTTGTACTTGAGGTCCTCCTACAGTACAGCAGATAAATACAGTTGGTAACAGCTTGCTgaggtttttttcttcagctgtcAAGTGCATCTGTATCACTGTGTTGACTCACAGCACAGAAATACAAGCCTTTATCTTTTGGTTCCAGATTCTTCACTGTGAATGTCCCACTAACAGCATCAGGCTTAGTAGCTGAGAATCTCTCTTTGCTGAAATTTCCAAAGTCGTGATTTTCTCTGCCGAATGCTGTGAACACAATGAGTTTCATTGCTTCTCCTGTCTGTACCAGTACATCTGGCTGTAGGTAGCACCCTTGGTGTGGTTGCAGGACATTGTTGCACTTTCATCCTTGTTTTTCCACAGTATGGAGGTCTGGGTGACATCACTCCCAACAACTAGACCTGTGTGTGAAACAGTAAAAGTTACCTCAAGTGAATATTTTAACtcacatacagtagagtatTTTACAACTGTTGTCATTGTCTGCTTTCATTCCCGAAATAAAAGTATTAGTTGTAATGCAGAGATCATTGTACTCAGTCTGGATGATAATTTAGTGATTCAAACTGTTTGACTCTCAGTTGAATAGTGCCGTATCATGATGAAATGCTCATATCATGTTAGTGTTTTGCAGGTGTCCAAATGTAAATATTCCATCTAATTGTAAATTGTTTGACATGtataaatagttttactgatGTAAAGCATAATAGTGGATTGTATTAATTTGCcatgattgatatttttatttatcagtcaATATTCCTATTTCtatcatgatattgatttcaACCATATTTCTCAGCCCCAGATCTCACTGTACTTTACCTTTGTTCCAAAGTAGAAATAGTAAGAAGCTGAGGAGACCATGTTTGATAATGTCCATGTTGTAAAGCACCAAGTCTCATATATACTGTAACTGTCAATGTAATTACAGAGATATAAAGAGTTACAGGTGGGAGTGTCTCTGCAGTGTGATGTTCTGTGAGCTGCTGTATCAAACTCCACATCAAAGTGTAACTGGGAGTGTTTGTGGTGCTCGAGGTTCCCCTACAgtacaggagagagagatgtacagtacaggagATAAATTGAGTTGGTAGCAGTTGTTCCAACAGTGCACTGAGGTTTTTGTTCAGCTGTCAAGTGCATCTGTATCACTGTGCTCACTGACAGCGCAGAAATACAAGCCTTTATCTTTTGGTTCCAGATTCTTCACTGTGAATGTCCCATTAGCAGCGTCAGACTTAGTAGCTGAGAATCTCCCATTTTTGAAGTCTGGTTCAAAGTCATGATCTGTTTTTGCAGTTGTTGTAAAAACTATTAGTTTCATTGTTTCTCCTGGCAGCTGTCTGTACCAGTACATCTGGTTGTAGCTACCGCCCTTGATGTGGTTGCAGGATATTGTTGCATTTTCACCCTGGTCTTTCCACATTATGGGGTTCTGGGTCACATCACTGCCATCAATTAGACCTGTGTGTTCAACAATAAAGGATAAAGGACCATAGTTAGTCTTTTCTTGTTGCATTCTGACATCCTCTGTTATCACTTCAAAATGATATTTAGttataataaaagcaaaaatatgtaaatatgtgcaTGTTAACTCGTGTTCGTAAACCAATCCACAGTTGATTTGATTGTAAATTACCTGTAGTCCACAGCAAGAAGACGGACAATCTGAAGAGGTCTTGTTTGATGATGATAATATCCATGTTTTCTTAGACACAAACTGCCAGAGTCTATTATAGTTAGAGACATGAAGAGCTACAGGTGGGAGTGTCGCTGCATTTTGACGTGATCCTGAGAGCTGCACTACACACATCTACAGTGCTGTCATTCAAAGTATTGATAGGTGTATAAATGGTAGTCGAGCGCCCTCTACTGTGCATCACTGTGATGTACTTAAACTTTCATTCTGATCAGTTACACTGACAAACAGAGATCACATTTGATGCTGTTATGTTCAGTCACAGATGCAGAAGAAGAATGATCCAACTGAACTGACGTCATTAAAGAAAAATTATAAACACTGatgaaaagagattttttttctatcacaaaaaggtttttttttacctacattaaaacacatggTTCAAAGCAGCAGTTGCAAGGTTTGTGACTTTTATCAGACTTCTCTACTTTGAGAGTCTGTCATTCCTGAATGTGACAAGTTTGAGATTATAACTAtaatataatcattttaaaattctttacACATAATATCACAAATGGTATGTTCTCAGTAGAGCTCAAATGTTCTCAGAATGACTGAAAATTGTGTGTAAATAGACTGGCTGTAGTTGTTCTTTAGCCTGAACATCTTGTTTACTCTGcagacatttgttttctttattgacTTGAATCTGCAGCACTGTGCTGACTGCCAACatagaaatatacagtacagaacTGGCATTTAATGTAAGATACATGATGAGACCTGAATGTTTACGGCCATCTACATTAAAGcagatttttccttttacttCATCCTCATGATTTACGGTATTAATTTTCTTCATGTTCTCTTAATAATAAAAGGATGTTGTGTTTGGACACTGTTGATGTGAGAGGCACATGTGGTAAAACAAGTGGAGAACATTTCAAATACTGAAATCATCAGCTCTGCAGTGTCTTACTGTGTTTGTAATGCTCTTGTGTTTCTCATCTTTAATCCACAGCAGATGAAAGAagcaaaatataaacacagtttaCATCATGTTAAAGACGTCATGTCAGACTCACTACTAGCTTTCCTTTCAGCTCCTGTTAGTTCAGCAGCTGTGGACAAGAGCACATCACTGTAACAGTAAAATGAACAGGGGAGGCATCTGGTGTGAAAAACACTGTAAGTGTAGTCAGTAAGAAAAGACTTTGTGAAGTTTGACCATGAAAAGTTGCTTTTCCATTTCACagaaatttacaaaaacaatgattgatAGTAACTTCATCTTCAATTCATCAGGAAGACACCTCCAATGGACTATTTGATCACCTGATAATCTAATTGTTCCTTTTTCACAACTGCAGACTTGACGTAGTTATGACTTATGTCTATTAATTGGTATCAAATTCTTATTCTACTCGTTTGTCTAATTGTGATTCAGACATTGCACTTGAAATCAAGGTTGAGAGGATTGATCATTGATTGTATCATAGCTCTGACTGTATGCTGTGTTGCAGGTTTATCCAGCAGATGGCACCATGATTATCAGCCAGCTGAAGACTCAGCCTCTTCTCAGCAACAGCTGGAGCAGAGACAGCTGCAACTCAGAGTCCAAGGTGAGTTTTAGTCACACCTTTGCCATCATGCTAATCACATGATTAACTTGACATACTTAACATGCTTGCTTGCTAACATGACAAACGTGAACATGTTTAAATCCAGTAGCTAACATacacatcaacatgctaacagtCCAATGGTCTCTATACTTAGTTTAgagatgcagttcagatgaaaAGTGAGCAAAGTCTGACTGAGCTGTGCCTGACAAACTGAATCTGAGCCCCACTATTGGTCACAATGTAGGAAAGTagtcaaaatgattttatttatttatacaacaaTGTTGACTTGTGGTGTGTAAGTAGCATTACACCTTCATGGGTTCACTTATTTAGCTATCAAATCTGTCTTTTTACTTTATTAGGAGGTTTTAAGAGTtggacacagaaaaaagaaaatgagatgtCATTAATATCTGTATCACAACATACCATAACAAACACCAGCGTACTGTGTATTCATCATGGTTTCCCAGAGACTTGTAGTGGGAACAAGTTCTGTTCATATTGTAATTTCACAGTTTCCAACAGAGGTCAATAAAAGTCATAGATTCCCTGATGCTCCTTAAATGCTCAGTTTTTCCTTTGCAGCGTtcatgttctctgtgtgtgttttacttcAGATGTATgttgatagatagatgatacaTTATCTGCATTTCTGCATATATGAATATTATTAAACTGACCATGTTAGAGGTTCAGTTCCTCCTGGGGACATTCAGAATAAATACAGGACACAgcttcccattcacttgaatgagaaagtgtgtccaaacattagactggtactgtatgtatgaactGATGGTAACTGATGGTTTGATAGTAAAGAGATTTTGGAGAAAACttgtaaagtctgttaaatgtgaTGAAGTTATTACTGGCTGAACCTACTGAGCCTGTTCTGTTTCCCAGAGAATCATGATGATTTAACTTTCAGGTTATTAAAAGGATTTCACACATAAATCACATGTAATCAATACACTTTTATTGTAGTGTCACATACAGGGagcttctcttttttattttaactcattTTGATATAACCTGACATTTTGATAACCTGTGTGTGACTCGATATTCAGTTTGCACCACAAGGGGTCGTTCAACATGACAAATGAAATGTGTCGTTCAGCTGCTTGAAATTGACCATGTGGGTGCAGCTTCTTCCTCGTGTCTAGTTGCTGAAGTGTAGTAACCCAGCACCAACAAATAGTCATTGAAATCTCCTCGATTACATTATATCTGCAGAAGTTTCAGTCTACTGCACCAAACGTTATCTGTCCAGGTATAGTTTAGTGTTTAATATCCATGTTAAACAGAAACCTTCCAGCCTGGtagaagcagcgttcagtttttatgcaccacacatctggaacaaactccccgaaaactgcaggtctgctgcaactctgttcttttaaatcaaggctgaagacttttctgtttgctgctgccatttattaaatcacattttgaggcttttgattaatatctttattttttttattttccaatttaacacttatgaattgtattaaataaatgtatgtctttttatattgccttgtgttgcttttacaaTCTGTCTTGATGCCGTTTATGctttatgtgaagcactttgaattgccttgttgttgaaatgtgctataaaaataaacgTGCCTTGTCTTGGTATTTTTAGCTTTtgaagtaaagtgttaccaagtATTTCAACCCAAACTTTGAAATTATTCTCCTGTGTGGCTCATTCAGAATTGCAGGGCTCACACACTGCTTTAACTGGACTTAAATattacagagaaagagagtatGAAGCTTTGTTTTGTGCTTCCTAACAAAAGGAAGAACAGCAACTTCTTATCataattcattttaaggttGTGGTTAGTGGGAGTAGATATAATTATCTTGCTCACAGATGTCAGACACACCATGTTTCTGTTAGTGTCTCTCAGACATTGTTTCCTGTTTATCTGACTCTAGTGagcaaaaaacatgtttttaaaggaaacaAATGGTGAAATGAGGAAGAAATCTTCCTTAGTTGGATTCCCACTGGGGTTTCAACTTATACCAGTTTTGATGGAGGAACGTTCAGACAGAAGCGTTTAATAAATCTCCATGATATGCTTTAAATACAGTTATGTATTGTGTCTAACTTAGTTATTCACGTGAGGATGATTTATTTGAGATTACAATCGAACACCCTGTTTTATATTTAGAATGAATTACTGTTGTTACAGGTATAGTTGTCTTTAGTCTATAATtgcaatacatttattttatatctctATActgcaacaaaagaaacaaactttCATATGCAAATTTCTGCACCAGATCTGAGTAaacatgtgttgtgtgttacaACACACTCATGTTCATTCTGTAGCCTCAGTTGACACAGAAATGGCAGCTTTTCCAGCTGTTTGCTCAGAGATGTGCAGGGCGGGGGGTTGGTGCAGAGATGCAGGTGGACTCTGTGAGCCGGAGGTTGTGGTAAAGTGGAAGGTTGCACCTTCGTCATTTCTCAGCACAGAGAACGATCTGCAGGCTGCTCTGTGACCacatcctctcctctgctgtcgCTCTCTACTCCTCTGCAGGGTTTCAAGCCCCGGTTTGTCTCCCTCACCAACAACAGCTTTGACCTCCTTCTGTACACAGATGAGAACGTTGATTTCCTGTTGTTATGTGGTAGACTCACACTCTCACATTTACTTTATTACTGTGAGTCTTTAACGTAAAGGAAGATGATCCTTATTCATAAAGATAATATAAACTGTCATACTTAGTTGTGCAAAGTGGAAAAAACTCAGATAAACTCactttaatcaataatttataaaagaaagaatATTATAATTCAGATTAGTCGTCTGGATTTAATTCATCACTTAAATGTTACCAGAAAACAACACTTCAGTCACCTTTCAGTTTGCTCATTGGAAAACCTTGTTATGACCCAACTGAAGCAGCTTGTGATGTTTTCTTGAGATAAGGTATTTCAACATGAAATATCTGATTTCTCAGAAAACAGGCAGAAAGGCGAGCAGCTAAAAATACCTCACACTATCTCTGGAAAAAGTGATGTTGAGTGTAAGATGAGATGTGAGAGCAGTGACGGGGGTCAGTATCCAAACTACAAATCAGCAACAATTTGGAGCAACTGACAAACTTATCTGTCtaatcctttctttctttctttctttctctctttctttctttctttctctctttctctctttctttctctcttctttcttcttttttttcgtttttttggAAATGAACCACTGTGTATGAATAGTGTCTGATATGAAGATGAATCTGGTTTAGATAAACACTATGTAAATAAAGTCTTACTGCCTGAATCTGTCATGAGAATCATTTGTAGGACAAACTATAAAAACTCAGTAGGACACTCAACATTTATTgaataaatgaaagcaaaagCTTTTCAAGATTCTCTGAAATACTtttattgaaaagaaaatgtagcaAACAAGCAGTTTACAaccacacactaacacacattaTACAGACATATTTATAAAAACGTGATGCCAAAGTATTTTTATGCCAGTTATAGCTTTAAGATTGTAACAAAAATAAGCCTGAAACTGTTCATCTACTGTGTGCAGAATTACTATTAAGAGCGCGAATGCTTTGTAACACACAACATAGTggaaatataagaaatataagTTCAATGTTCTCAATCTTTATTTACAGAAACTAACAGAATCGATCTCTGACAGTTCACTTGTTCAGGCTGCAGCTCAGCTCTCAGTTGTGCTTTCCCtgcaacagaaagagaaagacacaaTGTCTTAATGTCATGAGCTCTTTTTACTTATTATTCAAATATATGGAGCCAGTTTTTATGTCAAGTACAGGAAACTGAAGCTAATCAAAGCATCtaagcaacagaaacagaacaaaccTGAAGCTTCCacaccagaaacacaacaaaggcTCCATAGACGCTGCTCTTGACGATGAAAACACCGTAGGAGAGTTTGGCATTATTTGTGATCATCAAATATTTCCCTGCAGAAAGTTCAAATACCCACATAAGTGACATGATTCAAAGACTAATTATTCAGTTATATGTATATCCTTATATAGGTAGAATTAATGCATTGAGGTGTACAgaatcaaaaaataatatatttaccTCTTGTCATCGTCACCTCTTTAGCTGATAGAAGAATAAACATGGATTAGATGAGTACAGATGACCGTTTACATGTTTTCGTTtcaaaaatttaattaatttctgaGTTTTACATCAACATACCTTTTTCACCAAGAATTGAATCCCGATAAGATTTGGTTTCTTTTCCATCAAAGAAGCTGACAATGCAGGTGAAATGACTGTCAGGTGTGTACCAATCATTGGCAGAGACCCTCAACCTGCTGGTGATGCTGTAAGTGCCTTCTTTCAGCAGGGCAGTGTTGTCCGTCGCCACACCCTTGATGACATTCTTCTCATTAATCTGCCAGAATACACTGACATGGTCTGGGTAGAATCCAGTGGCCACACAAACTAAGGTCTTCCTCCTGTGCTCGTATTTCTGCTTGCGACATTCTTTTGGCGAAGGTGGAAGCACTTTCACTGTTGGTGCTTTTGCCTTACGGCCATTTTCTATAAGGACATGAATCATTAGATTAGAGTTGCATTGTCAAATTCCTGAagatcaacaacaaaacaatgtatagTTGTAACCTTGAAAATACCAAATACACCATGATCATTGCAGGTGGCCAAACTCACATTGAGAGTCATTAAGATTTCATTTCAGATAAATGTTATGAAGTTATCCAAGTGATCTTACCAACAACTGTTAGCCTGGTTCCTTCTCCAAAATAAGCAGGATAATTGTCAGAGCACACTGCTGACTTGCATGTAAAAAACTGACACCGACCTACAAGGACTGAATGAACCTCTAACTTCTTTACAGTATGTCTACAGTACAGTCATAATATCACAATTATCACTTACTGATTCATTcactttgtatattttttaaaaactttttcccTACATTTCTTTACCAATtcaagtaaatatatttaactttgttttgaaaCTGAGACAGTGTTGGCTGACGTGAATATTATAAACtgcaaaaatgtcacagtttaAAGGTTAGAAATAAACTATAAAAGTCAAATTCTGATGCCTGGACCAAACGTAGTGTGAGATTCTTATTCTatagattttatattttctttggcACTTTTGACACAGTACAActccagaaaatcacagaataagacattaaaacatttacaacaataATTTTGTGGATTTAGATTAATTGATATGATTTCTATAATTTTCTTACCCAGCACTGTTAGTCTGGTGCCACTGCCAAAGTAAGCAGGCTCGTAGTTGTTCACACTGATACAAGGCTGTAGAAAAACTGCTCAACCTTTCAGCACTGAAAGCTGTAAACTCTTTGTGTTTACTTTCACATAAACTAAAAACCTTCATGTGCAGaaaatctgtaaataatacATATTCATACAAAATGAACTCATTACCTAAAAGAGTTAAACGTCTGGTTTGAGATCCATTCAAGAGAGATAAAAAACATCACTCAACTTTAACCTGATATAACCAACTGGTTTGCTGTTATATCGTGTAGAATATTACATCAGTATATATTCAATGATAGTTTTGTCTTACCTAAAACAGTGAGTTTAGTTCCAGCTCCAAAGTAAGCTTCTGACTGAGAACTCACAGTATTTCATAGTGCTGATAAGAACTCACTGAGAGTAATAATCTGGGCGTTAAGccaaatgttttattgctgcAGTACTTTTACTGGAGAACATAGACAAGACTTGTTTTACTGACACAAACTAACTCCTCTATCAAGttcatttacaatataaatTGTTTTATGCAATTGAATAAAAGGTctaaagatatattttttaatactgACCATTTTTCTTCCTCACATTAAGTAAAAAAGCTGTAAATCATACTCTGTGAGattatttttgcaggttttctTACCTATAATAGTGAGTTTAGTTCCAGCTCCAAAGTAAGCCTCGTTGTAGGAGCACAGAGTGTTTCAATAGTAACAAAAACTCTTCCTACTGCTTCTCTTTATCTGTGACACTTTGAGTTTTTTTCCAGCTTTGTCACTGTTTGACATGTTAAGACTTCCACTTTAATCTATTGTAGTTTACAAAACAGGCAAATCATCCCAGACTTATTTTTAACTCATGAACATATATTCATGCTTTTTGTGGCtattttatgattattaaaCCTAGTAATGGCTGTAAACATAGTTTTTATCACTATTACTTTTTTTGGAATCAGCTTTGGAGTAACtttacatcataaaaacatctaTCATCAGCAATATTTAATGaacttttaaatgatttcttACCTAAAACAGTTAGTTTTGTTCCAGCACCAAAGTAAGCCTCTGTAGTACCAGAGTCACAGTGCACTTGATCAGTGCTCAAAACAGCCCAAGATGCTGCTTTTACTTTGCTTCTTTACTTTTTTAGTTTTGTATTAAAGTAAAACCAAAAGCTTTCACTATAGCCTGTGTTTTTTTACGTGATGCAAGCAAAACAGTTTCTCTCAATAACCAgcctaaataaaacataaataaatgttttacttctt
It encodes the following:
- the LOC121881008 gene encoding uncharacterized protein LOC121881008 isoform X6, with translation MPRPLVMPLILKKKREMNRKKSQGTLPPQGLSSRWHHDYQPAEDSASSQQQLEQRQLQLRVQGLSSRWHHDYQPAEDSASSQQQLEQRQLQLRVQGGFKSWTQKKENEMSLISVSQHTITNTSVLCIHHGFPETCSGNKFCSYCNFTVSNRGQ